cactcttttggttttgtgcttgaatcaagcaggtaCCTAGGAGGGCACACagactgcctttgccgtctcaaCAAGTTCCgtggcatagttctactctctccacgaccgctgctgggtcggaccacttctccttctcccattccagacctgggggagaagggctacaGCCGTGCTTCCGtcataattcctctattaacaccatcctgccgagtaccccaatttaaaatgttacggatgcacgcacaaccaaatccaacaggtgttaaaagtcagatttattcttcagtagaaaagttagttcgaactccggtaacattttataaaccacaaGCTCAacgatgtaaggggaattagtactacacagccgacttgaGAATccttaaaagtgatgactcaaactGCGCattatcactcacctaaaagacgAGGGcgctctccctcgaggagttacctcgggcggtgccctgacccaagggggggtccccaactgcagacccgctgctgtggggaggacagattcccacatgtcctccagcttatacccttgtcgaatctgacctgtggtcatttaatccctgttggccaagaaggtcacctcggtgtacctggcacgtcgCAATTGgtcagttcaaatttcaacctgcggcctctagggtttggggtttttttcctcttctccctgcctggagaagtttcgtttcctgctggggggagtgtactgccacaaggTGAGAGCGTCTCCTCTTTCCAGCCAGCACCCTTGCCCCAGCCGTCATTTTCCAAGAACAAATCCACTTCTTGGCTGGCTGTCAGTAAAACACCAGCTTTCTGTGGATACACAGGCCCTCCGTATCCCTGGACTTCCTAAGCTGCTGGGAAGGTGCCCTCCATGTTCACGTGCGGAAACAACTGGAGTACAGCGCCTGTTTGCTCCGTTGCGTTACATTACAAGCCCAGCTCTGGCTTTCTCCTGCCCCTACAGTGCTGGCTGATGGGTTTAGACCTCGGAAGGGACCAGGTGCCCCATTGCCTCATTTttagggggaaaagaaaacattttctgagagCCTCCAGGACAGCTCTTAGCCGCCAGCAGCTGGTTTGGCACTTGCAAGGGGTCTGCGAGGCATCTCAGTCCATTGGAGGAGCTCGTCCCGCAGCGAGCCATGCCCTTGGCCTCCAGACCAGACTGCGGTGTGATAACTGACGTGGGGACCAGCACCACTCCggtggccctgcagcccccagccagcacaGGATGTGGCCTCTGGCTGCGTGGGCAGGACTGAGGCTGGCACAGCACAGCGGAAAGAGGGGGCAGAGGAGCCGGCGTGGGTGCCTGGAGCGGCTGCTTGGCCTCCCGGGGCTCAGCCATGTTTCCTGCAGAGATCAAACTTCTGAGGCTCAGCCCCTGGCCCTGTGTTGGAGGGGCTGCGGTGGGAAGCACAGCCCATCATAGCCCCCATCACCCAGGTGCAGGGACACATGGGCACCTGCAAGCACCCAAAAGGGTAACAGTGAGGTGAATTTAGCCAGGATGGAGACATCAGGCACAAATCCTGGAAAACCCCCAATTTTCTCATGGGGCAAGCAAAATGGGTTGGCAGGGAGGGGTTTCTGTCCTGTCCCACAGTGCCAGGGGCTGCAAACAGCGGCCATGGGGTGACTAAGGGGAGCAGATGGAGGAATTGAGGTGAAACAGCACATCTGGAGCAAGAGGAACTGATGGCACAGATGCGGGAGGGACAGCTGCTTGGCCAGCAGCCCCGGCATCACCGACACAGCATATGTGAACAGGATGGTGGGGGCCCAGCATTGCAGGCAGGCTGCACCGCAGCTCCACTGGgaagagctgggcttgtttggcTCACACAGAGGAAGGCTGATGGGTATGTGCAGGGACCCCAGCATGTGCCATGTCTCCCTGGTGCACCCCTGTGCCCTGGCACAGCTGCCCACCACCACGGTGCCCAGTGGTGTCTGTCCTTTACAGGGGTGGAGTGCGTCCTCTTCAACGAGGAGTACATGACCTGCATGTGGGGGAGCAGAGAGACGCTCACGGCCAACTACTCCCTCTACTACTGGTAGGTGCCCCTGCCCCATGGCCACCCCCAGAGCAGGGGTGTCCAGCGGTGGGTCCCTGTGCATGGGGCTACTGCCAGCGTTTCTGGTCCCAGCACCAGCCTGCTCCTCTTCCCAAAGCCCAGGGTGGGGGAGGCTCTGTCTCCAGGGCAAGCGGGATGGGATATGCTGGGGACAGGGgtcctggggagggctggggcatGTGGGGTCTTGGGGAGCCCCGGTAACCTGCTGTGGCACAGGTATGAGAACAGGTCCCCTGTGGTGGAGTGCAAGCACTACCTGCAGGACGGGGGCGTCAGTGTCGGCTGCCACTTCAACCAGAGCGAGATCATCCAGTTCCAGCCTTTCCATGTCCTTGTCAATGCCAGCCTTGGCGGCAGGACACTGGAGATCCCCAGCAAGCGCATGGAGCTGCAGGACCTGGGTATGGAGTGTTGGGGGTACCCACTGTCCTCtgtggggctgctgtggggcaggagctgggctgtgggtccccagggctgccccatcATGTCCTGGCTGGTGGCAGGGCCACCGGGGCATGGGGACGGCACTGACGGGCCATCACCTGTGCCTTGCAGTGAAACCAGAGGCGCCCGTCAACCTGACGATCCGCAACATGAGCAACAACCAGCTGCAGCTGACCTGGACCTCCCCGTACCCCAAAGCCCAGTGCCTGGAGCACGCCATCAAGTACAAGAGCAACAAGGACACCAGCTGGACGGTGGGAGCCCCCTGGATGCGGCACCCTCACGGTTGTGCCCAGGGATGAGCCGTGCACCAGCCTCCACAACAGTGCTGGCCCTCATCGCATGGCCCATGTCTCTCCACAGGAGCACCAGGTGAAAGGAGAcgtcttctccttccccagcgTAGACTACGAGAAGTACTACACCTTCTATGTGCGCAGCAAGATCAACAGCTACTGCGGCACCACCCAGCTCTGGAGTGAGTGGAGTGTGCCTGTGGTCTGGGGCAGCAACTCCACCAGTAAGGGTAGGTCATGGGGGCTATGGCGGGATGGGATGGGCTGGGGCATGGTGGGGCTCAGCAGGCAAGGGATGGCCAAGCAAGTGGAAAACTGGCCCAAGGCAGCAGCTGTAGGGGTAAGACCTGTCCGGGTGCCTggggcacaggcagcagcatTGGCCCCTGTGTTCTTTGCACTTCTGGAAGACAAAGACCCTGTGCCAGTGGGACCTGCTAACATTTGCTGGGGTTTCTTAGCCCTGGAGGGCTGCTCTGGCATGGCCACTCCAGGACGGGGTCACCAGTCTGTTGTGGTGACAGCGTGGCAGGGCTTGGGGATGGGCTCCTTCTCCATCCTCCGCTCCCAGCTGAGCCCTGCCACAGATGATGCCAAGGTCCCATGGCCACCCACGAAGGGCCACCGGTGTGCCCACCCCACTGTTGTGGTGGTGCGCTGGCTGGGGATCCATGTCACCCTGGATCTTTCCATAcacagcagaggagcagctgcaCTGGTTCTGGATCCACACCGTCTTGATCCCCATTGTCTCTTGCCTGCTCTTGCTGGTCCTTGTCATCCTGCTGGTGCGCATGGAAaggtgagcgggggggggggctggtggggggcagCAG
This region of Harpia harpyja isolate bHarHar1 chromosome 18, bHarHar1 primary haplotype, whole genome shotgun sequence genomic DNA includes:
- the IL2RG gene encoding cytokine receptor common subunit gamma isoform X1, which gives rise to MAQMREGQLLGQQPRHHRHSICEQDGGGPALQAGCTAAPLGRAGLVWLTQRKADGYVQGPQHVPCLPGAPLCPGTAAHHHGAQWCLSFTGVECVLFNEEYMTCMWGSRETLTANYSLYYWYENRSPVVECKHYLQDGGVSVGCHFNQSEIIQFQPFHVLVNASLGGRTLEIPSKRMELQDLVKPEAPVNLTIRNMSNNQLQLTWTSPYPKAQCLEHAIKYKSNKDTSWTEHQVKGDVFSFPSVDYEKYYTFYVRSKINSYCGTTQLWSEWSVPVVWGSNSTSKGCGSSSCPESPTPAKTLMSSSSPTRATSRNGPESPKMSWRASSPTTVRTSAT
- the IL2RG gene encoding cytokine receptor common subunit gamma isoform X2, with the translated sequence MVGAQHCRQAAPQLHWEELGLFGSHRGRLMGVECVLFNEEYMTCMWGSRETLTANYSLYYWYENRSPVVECKHYLQDGGVSVGCHFNQSEIIQFQPFHVLVNASLGGRTLEIPSKRMELQDLVKPEAPVNLTIRNMSNNQLQLTWTSPYPKAQCLEHAIKYKSNKDTSWTEHQVKGDVFSFPSVDYEKYYTFYVRSKINSYCGTTQLWSEWSVPVVWGSNSTSKGCGSSSCPESPTPAKTLMSSSSPTRATSRNGPESPKMSWRASSPTTVRTSAT
- the IL2RG gene encoding cytokine receptor common subunit gamma isoform X3, with translation MVVPGAFLVPVLLLLCRLGPCLAAAHSPPGVECVLFNEEYMTCMWGSRETLTANYSLYYWYENRSPVVECKHYLQDGGVSVGCHFNQSEIIQFQPFHVLVNASLGGRTLEIPSKRMELQDLVKPEAPVNLTIRNMSNNQLQLTWTSPYPKAQCLEHAIKYKSNKDTSWTEHQVKGDVFSFPSVDYEKYYTFYVRSKINSYCGTTQLWSEWSVPVVWGSNSTSKGCGSSSCPESPTPAKTLMSSSSPTRATSRNGPESPKMSWRASSPTTVRTSAT